A single genomic interval of Hevea brasiliensis isolate MT/VB/25A 57/8 chromosome 4, ASM3005281v1, whole genome shotgun sequence harbors:
- the LOC110632725 gene encoding helicase protein MOM1 isoform X7 encodes MAIKMHVSFASLVERYCGCCEGRGCKRSYHLSCLNPPLKAVPLEVWYCLACVRKKIKSGVHSVSEGVESIWDYKEVEESDGNGLPKKQFFVKYKGIAHVHNRWVPECQLLLEAPSLVSKFIRKKQVTKWKQEWTEPRRLLQKRSVVSSRQHDETYKGHANDISDCHNEWLVKWRGLDYEFATWELEDASFMSLPKIQSLMRDYEKLHEKAKRRRLSGIDKKLEIKKGSSIKSLQLSAGDLTGFDNNHLDIVNNLREHCNKWQNGVIIDDQFLCLQDRIMKVVSFISSFSSNIFWPFMIITTSTALHLWDEEFFRLAPSVDSVVYHGNKDVRRSIRAVEFYEEGGGIMFEVLITSPEVIAEDLNVLKLIKWGAIVVDECQRSRIFSHFEQIKSLSADMRLLLVNGQLKDSVIEHLLSLLDCQSDANCSEGLVTNSNLKVGNLKERLSKYIVNVSKSDSLRFVEYWVPVQISNVQLEQYCDALISKKLSLFSSSKNDPVGSLRDILISTRKCCDHPYIMDPPLQTSLTKDGTVSDILDVGIKASGKLQLLDAMLFEIRNRSLKVLILFQSSGGSGKDNIGDILEDFVRQRFGQDCYERVDGLVSPTRKQAALNNFNNQKGRFVFLLENRACFPSIKLSSVDTVIIFGSDWSPPNDLRNLQRITLDTQFEQLKIFRLYSCFTVEENVLILAKEDKTLDSNLQGISRATSQNLLMWGVSHLFSKLDEFHSGCSTPVISGSPLFEQLLIKDIIQEFLTILSQNAKEKNTSNSSMVLKVKQNQGRYSTDFPLPGEQKIQSRDEELPHIFWKKLFEGKQPQWKYISSSSQRNRKRSQNVDDLSRKPEGEVNEVVKKRKKVANIDVDPSSLKPSVFEGILGAPSQNMRQLLSGSTVRLNKSHANHSSTAPSLANNLSEVSAVNLAKLDERIISNDSQKSLQKNLHLLLKPEIAKLCEILQLPEDVKAMVHSFLEYVINNHHVSREPETILQAFQISLCWTAASMLRHKLDHKGSLVLAKQHLNFSCKKEEADYVYSMLRCLKKMFLYHKGNFTLDCSAKTSESLTNLLNKDCSHAMSSQPTPSTLQKMKVGFGDLLHSQEFFDDQVLSQLGLALQDFSRSIKDIEKKCDKQLMKLLMKQKEEMEELDRKYKEEKAQLENSKKADAAVIRFLNISSTRTDQLKLLDIEYEKKFEELECETEKCRKNLEKIQVAAREKMDERKACWVDGVKSWAKVELIDKPPLNETGHNQENDVSLNSHLKEQNPEGNQSMQDGVVLLEVPETVSSSDEEDIRSGELYRNEQIPCTVNSDMLDGEAPLRASRAICMRDGSENVERVNLSSCGEQMLASNGAKLNLSSRKLPVEVLENVSSTGSLENMGVPEIACNVTIDDGNSIIREKVEVHAVPSDMTAVSQQNRKVSSGVPENASNKLVGDKTGKQQDGKVVMGKTTCNQNSDFSDKVAGVSQQDGEAPSVVPETSLGEAVEAGETGKQQDGKVLANETVDNQDSQSLDETAGANRQDLELPSGVIENATGEAVEGASTGRGNNGVCFMASSSSTRVDLEDGMISSQLLENVPKVVEGGSSGREVVGVVPVINEDHHPQEPHLVNSLPIQPEPALAQDVPVPLNQALQEESSIPTVSTGLQDGVASTSGSHNSLQQVETSVPNPDDVVSNQTNGDTPIVENLQEMLLSPSRDSAFSLDAMDFPSVSGIEHQPGSEPHITGNITDSSTQIVVDQVERSNEAVLEPLTHLAQHLSSEIPLGGSGMHVSDTRIAPISSGVNNRTAQTIPPVRVPPLPLYHDPLQKELERICKETDLIINAHKDTKLRLKSDCEKEIEEVIAQIHRKYEIKLQEIESEFFLKKKELDTIHNKVLMNKILAEAFRSKCMDNRSPIAAGMQRDVASSFMQQLLQLSSQQTAQRNASFTGLSSAVPPTGGPQIAASSSHSASPSLQVVDHSSALFTGALTRTPLISSISPATGNLQIGSEIRAPAPHLQPFRSSASTVATSRPSLSVGMPSQLMPNHPPTASAVPSQLPLQPQPSAQQSHHPIFTERPETAGTLPALSSSSLSVLELLMDVDNQTSTNSPYALHPLTNLGSSSDTLVPPELRVPNNTSTNVTCPTTEVVCLSDDD; translated from the exons GTGTTGTGAGGGAAGGGGGTGTAAAAGAAGCTACCATCTTTCTTGTCTAAATCCTCCTTTGAAAGCTGTTCCTCTTGAAGTTTGGTATTGTCTTGCTTGTGTAAGGAAGAAGATAAAATCAGGCGTACATTCTGTTTCAGAGGGAGTAGAATCAATATGGGATTATAAGGAAGTGGAGGAATCAGATGGAAATG GATTGCCAAAGAAGCAATTTTTTGTTAAATACAAAGGTATTGCTCATGTTCACAATCGTTGGGTACCAGAATGCCAACTGCTTCTTGAAGCTCCTTCACTTGTTTCAAAATTCATCCGAAAAAAACAG GTCACAAAATGGAAGCAGGAGTGGACTGAGCCACGTCGTTTGCTACAAAAACGATCGGTAGTCTCTTCCAGGCAACATGATGAGACTTACAAGGGACATGCTAATGATATTTCAGATTGTCATAATGAGTGGCTTGTAAAATGGCGTGGTCTTGATTATGAGTTTGCAACATGGGAGTTGGAAGATGCTTCTTTTATGAGTTTGCCAAAAATTCAGAGCCTAATGAGAGATTATGAAAAACTCCATGAGAAGGCAAAGAGACGCCGTTTGTCTGGAATAGATAAG AAACTCGAGATAAAAAAAGGTTCATCAATCAAATCATTGCAGTTGTCAGCTGGAGATTTGACTGGGTTTGATAATAATCATCTGGACATTGTCAACAATCTTCGTGAACATTGCAACAAGTGGCAGAATGGTGTTATTATTGATGATCAG TTTTTATGTCTGCAGGATCGAATAATGAAAGTGGTTTCGTTTATTTCATCCTTTTCATCCAATATCTTTTGGCCTTTTATGATCATCACAACTTCTACTGCACTGCACTTGTGGGATGAAGAGTTCTTTCGATTGGCTCCATCTGTTGATTCTGTGGTTTACCATGGAAACAAAGATGTGCGAAGAAGTATTAGGGCAGTGGAGTTTTATGAAGAAGGAGGGGGCATAATGTTTGAGGTTCTTATAACATCTCCAGAAGTTATTGCAGAG GATCTAAATGTGCTTAAATTGATAAAATGGGGAGCAATAGTAGTTGATGAGTGCCAACGCTCTAGAATATTTTCACATTTTGAACAAATTAAAAGCTTAAGCGCTGATATGAGGCTTCTCCTTGTCAATGGTCAACTTAAG GACAGTGTCATCGAGCATTTGCTGTCTCTGCTTGATTGTCAAAGTGATGCAAATTGCAGTGAAGGTTTGGTAACTAATTCCAACCTTAAGGTTGGTAATTTGAAGGAGAGGTTGTCAAAGTATATTGTCAATGTTTCCAAGTCTGACTCTTTGAGATTTGTAGAGTATTGGGTTCCTGTACAGATATCCAATGTACAACTTGAGCAGTATTGTGATGCTCTAATTTCAAAGAAATTGTCACTTTTTTCATCCTCAAAGAATGATCCTGTTGGGTCACTTCGTGATATTCTTATCTCTACTCGGAAG TGCTGTGATCATCCCTACATCATGGATCCACCGCTGCAAACTTCATTGACAAAAGATGGTACAGTTTCTGACATTTTAGATGTTGGAATTAAAGCGAGTGGCAAGTTACAACTTCTTGATGCAATGCTTTTTGAGATAAGAAATAGAAGTTTAAAAGTGCTTATTCTTTTCCAG TCTAGTGGTGGTTCTGGGAAGGATAATATTGGAGATATTTTGGAGGACTTTGTGCGTCAAAGGTTTGGTCAGGATTGTTATGAACGTGTTGATGGATTGGTTTCACCTACAAGGAAGCAAGCTGCTCTAAACAACTTCAATAACCAGAAAGGGAGATTCGTGTTTTTATTAGAAAACCGTGCTTGTTTTCCCAGCATCAAACTGTCATCAGTTGATACTGTTATCATATTTGGTAGTGATTGGAGCCCACCAAATGATTTAAGGAACTTGCAAAGGATAACGCTTGATACACAGTTTGAGCAGTTAAAAATATTTCGCCTATATTCCTGTTTTACTGTGGAAGAGAATGTTCTGATCCTTGCAAAGGAAGATAAGACTCTTGACAGTAATTTGCAGGGCATAAGCCGGGCCACTAGTCAGAATCTGCTTATGTGGGGAGTTTCACATCTATTCAGTAAATTGGATGAATTTCACAGTGGTTGTAGTACCCCCGTCATCAGTGGAAGTCCCTTGTTTGAGCAGTTGCTTATCAAAGACATTATCCAGGAGTTCTTGACCATACTTTCTCAGAATGCCAAAGAAAAAAATACAAGCAATTCATCTATGGTTTTGAAAGTTAAACAAAATCAAGGACGTTATAGTACTGATTTTCCATTGCCTGGAGAACAGAAAATTCAATCTAGGGATGAAGAGCTACCCCACATATTCTGGAAAAAACTGTTTGAGGGAAAACAACCACAATGGAAATATATTTCTAGTTCTTCTCAAAGGAACCGAAAAAGGTCTCAAAATGTTGATGATTTATCCAGGAAACCAGAAGGTGAGGTCAATGAAGTTGTGAAGAAGCGCAAAAAAGTGGCCAACATTGATGTTGATCCATCCTCTCTCAAACCTTCTGTATTTGAAG GGATTTTGGGAGCTCCATCACAAAATATGCGTCAATTGTTGTCTGGCTCAACTGTTCGTCTTAATAAGAGTCATGCAAACCATTCTTCCACCGCCCCAAGTTTGGCTAATAATTTGTCAGAAGTATCAGCAGTTAACCTGGCAAAGCTTGATGAAAGAATTATTTCGAATGATTCGCAGAAGAGTTTGCAAAAGAACCTCCACCTTCTTTTGAAGCCGGAGATAGCAAAACTTTGTGAAATTCTACAACTCCCA GAAGATGTCAAGGCTATGGTTCATAGTTTCCTTGAATATGTAATCAATAATCATCATGTTAGCAGAGAACCAGAAACCATTCTGCAGGCATTTCAGATATCCCTG TGCTGGACTGCAGCTTCTATGCTAAGGCACAAACTTGATCACAAAGGATCGCTTGTGCTTGCAAAACAGCATTTAAATTTCAGCTGCAAGAAAGAAGAAGCAGATTATGTGTATTCAATGCTGCGGTGTTTGAAGAAAATGTTTTTATATCATAAAGGGAATTTTACGCTAGACTGCTCTGCTAAAACATCTGAATCATTAACTAACCTTCTTAACAAGGATTGTTCACATGCAATGTCTTCACAGCCAACACCATCTACCCTGCAAAAGATGAAAGTAGGGTTTGGAGATCTGTTGCATAGTCAAGAATTCTTTGATGATCAGGTACTTTCCCAACTTGGATTGGCATTGCAAGATTTTTCGAGAAGTATCAAAGATATTGAGAAAAAATGTGATAAACAGTTGATGAAGCTCTTAATGAAGCAAAAGGAAGAAATGGAGGAACTTGACAGAAAGTACAAGGAAGAGAAGGCACAGCTTGAGAATTCTAAAAAAGCGGATGCAGCTGTTATTCGATTTCTTAATATTAGTTCAACAAGAACAGATCAACTTAAGTTACTGGACATTGAATATGAAAAGAAGTTTGAAGAACTTGAGTGTGAGACGGAGAAATGCCGTAAAAATCTTGAGAAAATTCAGGTGGCTGCAAGGGAGAAGATGGATGAGAGAAAAGCTTGTTGGGTGGATGGAGTGAAATCCTGGGCAAAGGTGGAATTAATAGATAAGCCACCTTTAAATGAAACTGGACATAATCAAGAAAATGATGTCTCTTTGAATTCTCATTTGAAAGAACAGAATCCTGAAGGAAACCAGAGCATGCAAGATGGGGTGGTTCTGCTGGAAGTTCCTGAAACTGTTAGTTCAAGTGATGAGGAGGATATACGCTCTGGGGAACTGTATAGAAATGAGCAGATTCCTTGTACAGTTAATTCAGACATGCTTGATGGAGAGGCTCCATTGAGAGCTTCCAGGGCTATATGCATGAGGGATGGATCAGAAAATGTTGAACGTGTAAATTTATCTTCATGTGGAGAACAAATGCTAGCTTCTAATGGAGCTAAATTAAATTTGTCTTCTAGAAAGCTTCCAGTGGAAGTGCTTGAGAATGTCAGTTCCACTGGCAGCCTGGAGAACATGGGAGTGCCTGAAATTGCTTGTAATGTGACCATTGATGATGGCAACTCCATCATTAGAGAGAAAGTTGAAGTTCACGCTGTGCCTTCTGATATGACTGCTGTAAGCCAGCAAAACAGAAAAGTTTCATCTGGAGTGCCAGAAAATGCTTCAAATAAATTAGTGGGTGATAAAACTGGTAAGCAGCAGGATGGGAAGGTTGTCATGGGTAAGACTACCTGCAATCAAAATTCTGATTTTTCAGATAAAGTCGCTGGAGTTAGCCAACAGGATGGGGAGGCTCCATCAGTAGTTCCTGAAACTTCTCTAGGTGAAGCCGTCGAGGCTGGTGAAACTGGTAAACAGCAGGATGGAAAGGTTCTAGCTAATGAGACTGTTGATAATCAAGACTCTCAATCACTGGATGAAACTGCTGGAGCTAATCGGCAGGATCTGGAGCTTCCATCCGGAGTTATTGAAAATGCCACTGGTGAAGCAGTTGAGGGAGCAAGTACTGGTAGAGGGAATAATGGTGTTTGTTTCATGGCCTCATCCTCTAGTACCAGAGTTGATCTGGAGGATGGAATGATTTCATCACAGTTGTTGGAAAATGTTCCTAAAGTAGTGGAGGGTGGTAGCAGTGGTAGAGAGGTTGTTGGAGTGGTTCCTGTCATTAATGAAGACCATCATCCCCAAGAACCGCATTTGGTAAATTCACTTCCTATCCAGCCTGAACCTGCCTTGGCTCAAGATGTTCCAGTGCCATTGAATCAG GCACTTCAAGAAGAATCTTCTATTCCAACAGTATCCACTGGATTGCAAGATGGAGTTGCATCCACAAGTGGAAGTCATAATTCTTTGCAACAAGTTGAGACTTCAGTACCCAATCCAGATGATGTAGTTTCAAATCAAACTAATGGCGACACACCAATTGTTGAGAATTTGCAGGAAATGCTGTTGTCACCATCCAGAGATTCCGCTTTTAGTCTTGATGCCATGGATTTTCCTTCAGTTAGTGGGATTGAACATCAGCCAGGCAGTGAACCTCATATAACTGGCAACATCACTGATTCTTCAACACAAATAGTAGTGGACCAGGTGGAACGCTCAAATGAAGCTGTTTTGGAGCCATTAACGCACCTTGCACAACATCTGTCCAGTGAAATTCCTCTTGGTGGATCTGGGATGCATGTTTCAGACACAAGGATTGCACCCATTTCTTCTGGAGTTAATAATCGTACTGCACAGACTATACCCCCTGTCCGAGTGCCCCCTCTACCTTTGTATCATGATCCACTTCAAAAAGAACTAGAGAGAATTTGCAAAGAAACAGACCTGATTATCAATGCTCACAAGGACACA AAGCTGCGCCTGAAATCTGACTGTGAAAAGGAGATAGAGGAAGTTATTGCTCAAATTCATAGAAAGTATGAGATTAAACTTCAGGAGATAGAATCTGAATTCTTCCTTAAGAAAAAAGAACTGGATACAATTCATAACAAAGTTCTTATGAACAAGATCTTGGCTGAGGCATTCAGATCTAAATGTATGGATAATAGGTCACCTATTGCAGCTGGTATGCAGCGAG ATGTGGCCTCAAGTTTCATGCAACAGCTGCTTCAGCTATCATCGCAGCAAACTGCACAGAGGAATGCCAGCTTTACTGGTCTGTCTTCAGCTGTTCCGCCTACAGGTGGCCCACAGATTGCTGCTTCCAGTTCACACAGCGCATCTCCATCTCTGCAGGTGGTTGATCATTCCTCGGCACTTTTCACAGGTGCCCTAACTAGAACACCTCTAATTAGCTCCATCTCCCCTGCCACTGGTAATCTCCAAATTGGCAGCGAAATTCGAGCTCCTGCCCCCCACCTACAACCTTTCAGATCTTCAGCATCGACAGTTGCAACAAGTCGTCCCTCTCTTTCAGTTGGGATGCCTAGTCAACTTATGCCCAATCATCCCCCTACAGCCTCTGCAGTGCCATCCCAGCTTCCATTGCAACCACAGCCATCTGCACAGCAATCTCATCATCCTATTTTTACAGAGAGACCTGAAACTGCAGGAACTTTGCCAGCACTTTCTAGTTCATCTCTATCTGTACTTGAGTTGCTTATGGATGTGGATAATCAAACAAGTACAAACTCACCCTATGCTTTGCACCCGCTAACAAATTTGGGTTCCAGCTCAGACACCTTGGTCCCACCTGAGCTTAGAGTGCCAAATAATACAAGTACAAATGTAACATGTCCAACAACTGAGGTTGTTTGTCTGTCAGATGATGATTGA
- the LOC110632729 gene encoding probable galacturonosyltransferase 12, giving the protein MQLHISPSLRHVTVLPGKGVREFIKVNVGGKRVSYRMLFYSLLFFTFLLRFVFVLSTIDTIDGETKCSTLGCLGKRLGPRILGRRLDSVPEVIYQVLKEPLGQDDLKGRNDIPQTLDEFMAEVKDAKLDAKTFALKLREMVTLLEQRTRTAKIQEYLYRHVASSSIPKQLHCLALRLANEHSTNAAARLQLPTPELVPALVDNSYFHFVLASDNVLAAAVVANSLVQNALRPQKFVLHIITDRKTYSPMQAWFSLHPFSPAIIEVKALHHFDWFTKGKVPVLEAMEKDQRVRLQFRGGSSAIVANNTEKPVVIAAKLQALSPKYNSVMNHIRIHLPELFPSLNKVVFLDDDIVVQTDLSPLWDVDLNRKVNGAVETCRGEDKFVMSKRFKSYLNFSHPLIANNFDPNECAWAYGMNIFDLEAWRKTNISLTYHYWVEQNLKSDLSLWQLGTLPPGLIAFHGHVHVIDPFWHMLGLGYQDNTSVADAKSAGVIHFNGRAKPWLDIAFPQLRPLWAKYINFSDKFIKGCHIRAS; this is encoded by the exons ATGCAGCTTCATATATCTCCAAGTCTGAGGCATGTAACAGTTCTTCCAGGGAAAGGTGTTAGAGAATTTATCAAAGTGAATGTTGGAGGTAAAAGGGTTTCCTATCGAATGCTCTTCTATTCTCTTCTCTTCTTCACTTTTCTTCTTCGCTTTGTGTTCGTCTTGTCCACTATCGACACCATTGATGGAGAAACCAAGTGCTCTACTCTTG GTTGCTTGGGGAAAAGACTAGGGCCAAGGATATTGGGAAGAAGGCTTGACTCA GTCCCAGAAGTTATATACCAAGTACTAAAAGAACCCCTTGGCCAAGATGATTTAAAAGGAAGAAATGATATTCCCCAAACATTGGATGAGTTCATGGCAGAAGTGAAGGACGCCAAATTAGATGCAAAAACTTTTGCCCTCAAGCTCAGGGAAATG GTGACCCTGCTCGAACAAAGGACAAGAACAGCCAAAATCCAAGAATATCTATACCGGCATGTAGCATCAAGCAGCATACCAAAACAGCTACACTGCCTTGCTCTAAGGTTAGCCAATGAGCACTCTACCAATGCAGCCGCCCGCCTTCAACTCCCAACGCCAGAACTTGTCCCTGCCCTCGTCGACAACTCATACTTCCACTTTGTCCTCGCCTCAGACAACGTTCTTGCCGCCGCTGTTGTCGCCAATTCGCTCGTCCAAAATGCGTTACGGCCCCAAAAATTTGTACTTCATATAATAACCGATAGGAAAACTTATTCACCTATGCAAGCTTGGTTCTCCTTGCACCCTTTCTCCCCTGCAATAATTGAGGTCAAGGCATTGCATCATTTCGATTGGTTTACAAAGGGTAAAGTTCCGGTTCTTGAAGCTATGGAGAAAGATCAAAGAGTAAGGTTACAGTTCAGAGGAGGCTCTTCAGCAATTGTTGCAAATAATACTGAAAAGCCTGTTGTTATCGCGGCTAAGCTTCAAGCACTTAGCCCCAAGTACAATTCAGTGATGAATCACATCCGAATTCATCTTCCAGag TTGTTCCCAAGTCTGAACAAGGTGGTGTTTCTTGACGATGATATAGTAGTGCAAACCGATCTTTCGCCTCTTTGGGACGTTGACCTGAATCGAAAGGTCAATGGGGCTGTAGAAACCTGCAGAGGAGAAGATAAATTTGTCATGTCAAAGCGATTCAAGAGCTATTTGAATTTCTCTCATCCTTTGATAGCTAATAATTTCGATCCCAATGAGTGTGCTTGGGCGTACGGTATGAACATTTTCGATTTAGAGGCTTGGAGGAAGACCAACATAAGCCTCACATACCATTACTGGGTTGAACAG AACTTGAAATCAGATCTCAGCTTGTGGCAGCTAGGAACATTACCACCAGGGCTAATAGCATTCCATGGTCACGTCCACGTTATTGATCCTTTCTGGCATATGCTAGGTCTAGGATACCAAGATAATACAAGTGTAGCTGATGCTAAGAGTGCTGGCGTCATCCATTTCAATGGCAGAGCAAAGCCATGGCTAGATATTGCATTCCCTCAGCTCCGGCCATTGTGGGCTAAGTACATCAACTTCTCTGATAAGTTCATCAAGGGCTGTCATATTAGGGCATCTTAA
- the LOC110632730 gene encoding uncharacterized protein LOC110632730 produces MASILLKFHMQPFTTTNLSTEFLQNNILFSSLSSPKIHHRSLDTRVSFFPFHDDRFHRPKIPSLSIHSSLSSSTPPASKEEAILQAKTCLSATLEKPLNNPKLAGKLKKLKQPRFQVEIPVIDDSPTSLSQLALDVFGELPIKRKGFRIKILILWPSPTLKNIAVEAFQSHSSNNVEHFDISSVINGENRFLGSTEIAVFLAPESSQLAAIKTITDSLYPKPVVIFNPRWGFEEESDFGDLSGFAGSFEVIYSFVGLEVRGVLSKRRGVVFKCVRDGVVSGERWTVLVEEEGELKVVSRFKTRPSIGEVENVLYNLMAINSPITKSAKFLKDLVSNVTGRKN; encoded by the coding sequence ATGGCTTCCATTCTTCTCAAATTTCATATGCAACCCTTTACAACTACTAATCTGTCAACTGAATTTCTGCAAAATAATATTCTGTTCTCTTCTCTTTCATCTCCTAAAATCCACCATCGAAGTCTTGATACTCGAGTATCTTTCTTCCCCTTCCACGATGATCGCTTCCACAGGCCCAAAATTCCCTCTCTATCCATTCACTCTTCCCTATCTTCCTCTACCCCACCTGCATCCAAAGAAGAAGCCATCCTTCAAGCCAAAACCTGCCTCTCAGCAACACTGGAAAAGCCCCTCAACAACCCCAAACTTGCTGGGAAACTCAAGAAACTGAAGCAACCCAGATTCCAAGTCGAAATCCCAGTCATCGATGACTCGCCAACATCCCTCTCCCAACTTGCTCTTGATGTTTTTGGAGAGCTACCCATTAAAAGAAAGGGCTTCAGGATCAAGATTCTAATACTCTGGCCAAGCCCCACATTAAAAAACATTGCAGTTGAAGCATTTCAATCTCATTCATCTAACAATGTTGAGCATTTTGACATATCTTCAGTTATAAATGGTGAAAACAGATTCTTGGGCTCTACTGAGATAGCTGTGTTTTTGGCGCCAGAGAGTTCACAATTGGCAGCTATAAAAACCATTACTGACAGTTTGTACCCAAAGCCAGTGGTGATATTCAACCCAAGATGGGGTTTTGAAGAGGAGAGCGATTTTGGTGATTTGAGTGGCTTTGCAGGCTCTTTTGAGGTGATATATTCATTTGTAGGGTTGGAGGTGAGAGGTGTTCTGAGCAAGCGAAGAGGAGTGGTTTTCAAGTGTGTGAGAGATGGGGTTGTGAGTGGTGAAAGATGGACAGTTCTtgttgaagaagaaggagaattgAAAGTTGTTTCAAGATTCAAGACCCGGCCATCCATAGGTGAGGTTGAGAATGTTTTGTATAATTTGATGGCAATTAATTCGCCAATAACAAAATCTGCCAAGTTTTTAAAAGATTTGGTGTCAAATGTAACAGGAAGAAAGAATTAG
- the LOC110632739 gene encoding uncharacterized protein LOC110632739 encodes MERPLEFDDIEVQGSDENEEEEECMQEISSEKRKQIINVSGTAFNAVNYDSFGEMIRAIVNYERKMKPPSFHETAALLASLIEKELMEIGPEKVVQVVRDNASNNVAAGRILEANFPHLYWTPCAADCIDLILEDIFKIRVFKETFYKVVELISFIYGSSGVLNMLRKFTNGVSGPLIRVLRLVDNEKKPAMGYIYEAMDRAKEAIANSFNGNEEKYKRKFEIVDARWSLQLYRPLHAIGYFLNP; translated from the exons ATGGAAAGaccacttgaatttgatgatattgAAGTACAGGGGTCTGATGAAAATGAGGAAGAGGAAGAGTGTATGCAAGAAATTAGTAGTGAAAAACGAAAGCAAATAATTAATGTTAGTGGCACTG CTTTTAATGCTGTGAATTATGATAGCTTCGGGGAAATGATTCgagcaattgtaaattatgaGAGGAAAATGAAACCTCCAAGTTTTCATGAA ACAGCGGCATTGTTGGCTAGTTTGATTGAAAAAGAATTGATGGAAATTGGTCCTGAAAAAGTGGTTCAAGTGGTTAGAGATAATGCATCAAATAATGTTGCAGcag GGAGAATATTGGAAGCAAATTTTCCTCATCTATACTGGACTCCATGTGCAGCCGATTGTATAGATTTGATATTGGAGGATATTTTTAAGATCCGTGTTTTCAAAGAAACATTCTACAAAGTTGTTGAGCTTATTAGTTTCATATATGGCTCTTCAGGAGTTCTAAATATGTTGCGGAAGTTTACTAATGGA GTTTCTGGTCCTCTTATCCGTGTGCTTCGATTGGTTGATAATGAAAAAAAACCAGCCATGGGATATATCTATGAAGCCATGGATAGGGCTAAAGAAGCGATTGCTAACTCATTTAATGGCAATGAAGAGAAATACAAGAGAAAATTTGAGATTGTTGATGCGAGATGGTCACTTCAATTGTATCGTCCTTTGCATGCTATCGGATACTTTCTgaatccttaa